The Aeromicrobium yanjiei genome includes a region encoding these proteins:
- a CDS encoding TasA family protein: MKKILLPLATLVAAGAVAVGSGATFTSTSANTISSVTAGTLSQTNSKDKAAIFTATDIKPGDTATGSLTITNTGSLPAKFSLTETASTNTFAASSMTMVITNTTTNKVVFSGPFGDLVDGVKTDLGEVAPKAANSYTFSAKLAASAPNDDQGKVATAAFQWDSVQVENPAS; encoded by the coding sequence ATGAAGAAGATCCTCCTCCCCCTCGCCACCCTCGTCGCCGCCGGCGCGGTCGCGGTCGGATCAGGCGCCACGTTCACCTCGACGAGCGCCAACACGATCAGCTCGGTCACCGCGGGCACCCTGTCGCAGACCAACTCGAAGGACAAGGCAGCGATCTTCACCGCCACCGACATCAAGCCCGGCGACACGGCCACCGGCTCGCTCACGATCACCAACACCGGCTCGCTGCCCGCCAAGTTCTCGCTCACCGAGACCGCGTCCACCAACACGTTCGCGGCCAGCAGCATGACGATGGTCATCACCAACACCACGACCAACAAGGTCGTCTTCAGCGGCCCGTTCGGCGATCTGGTGGACGGCGTGAAGACCGATCTCGGCGAGGTCGCTCCCAAGGCTGCCAACAGCTACACGTTCAGCGCCAAGCTCGCCGCGTCCGCCCCGAACGACGACCAGGGCAAGGTCGCCACCGCCGCCTTCCAGTGGGACTCGGTGCAGGTCGAGAACCCCGCCAGCTGA
- a CDS encoding GAF domain-containing sensor histidine kinase encodes MPTYDALIERYGVLDRAPGRDLQSLVSLIAQICGVPHAVINILSSNQQHQIVAHGIEPAVCAREDSMCAVVMDDPEPVIVPDASNDVRFSSNPFVNGEIGDVRFYASAPVTTADGLAIGRLCVFDVVPHELTDVQQRALAVMASQVTDMLELRYRSQALEDSLRDLTAVRDELRRSNEHLIQFAGQVSHDLRTPLTAILINAELLAGEPAVTADTGVSEMVLAVKEAGHRMDAMIEEMLTFARENGRLRLSPTDLSTVVSSVVRDVAPLIMREGAEVKVGELPVVLGDPDLLYSVVLNLLTNAVKFVRPGEKAVVSITADRLDRHWRVRVTDNGIGVPPARRAAMFELFARQDEHASGHGIGLATARRIVEAHGGTIGMESAAEGGTSVWFDLPV; translated from the coding sequence GTGCCTACCTACGACGCGCTCATCGAGCGCTACGGAGTGCTTGATCGCGCGCCCGGCCGCGACCTCCAGTCACTGGTCAGCCTGATCGCGCAGATCTGCGGTGTCCCGCACGCGGTGATCAACATCCTCAGCAGCAACCAGCAGCACCAGATCGTGGCCCACGGCATCGAGCCGGCGGTGTGCGCGCGCGAGGACTCGATGTGCGCGGTCGTGATGGACGACCCCGAGCCGGTGATCGTGCCCGACGCCAGCAACGACGTGCGCTTCTCCTCCAATCCCTTCGTCAACGGCGAGATCGGCGATGTCCGCTTCTACGCCTCGGCGCCGGTCACGACGGCCGACGGCCTGGCCATCGGACGCCTGTGCGTCTTCGACGTCGTCCCGCACGAGCTCACCGACGTGCAGCAGCGGGCGCTCGCGGTGATGGCCTCACAGGTCACCGACATGCTCGAGCTGCGCTACCGCAGCCAGGCGCTCGAGGACTCGCTGCGCGACCTGACGGCGGTCCGCGACGAGCTGCGTCGGTCCAATGAGCACCTCATCCAGTTCGCCGGCCAGGTCAGCCACGATCTCCGCACGCCACTGACCGCGATCCTCATCAACGCCGAGCTGCTGGCCGGCGAGCCCGCGGTCACGGCCGACACCGGCGTGTCCGAGATGGTCCTGGCCGTCAAGGAGGCCGGGCACCGCATGGACGCCATGATCGAGGAGATGCTGACGTTCGCGCGGGAGAACGGCCGCCTGCGTCTCTCGCCGACCGATCTGTCCACGGTCGTCAGCTCCGTCGTCCGCGATGTCGCTCCGTTGATCATGCGCGAGGGGGCAGAGGTCAAGGTGGGCGAGCTGCCCGTGGTCCTCGGCGACCCCGACCTGCTCTACTCCGTCGTGCTCAACCTGCTGACCAACGCGGTCAAGTTCGTGCGTCCCGGCGAGAAGGCCGTCGTCTCGATCACCGCCGACCGGCTCGACCGTCACTGGCGGGTCCGGGTCACCGACAACGGCATCGGCGTGCCCCCGGCCCGCCGCGCAGCGATGTTCGAGCTGTTCGCCCGGCAGGACGAGCACGCGTCCGGCCACGGCATCGGCCTGGCGACCGCGCGGAGGATCGTCGAGGCGCACGGCGGGACGATCGGGATGGAGAGCGCCGCCGAGGGCGGCACGAGCGTCTGGTTCGACCTGCCCGTGTGA
- a CDS encoding MFS transporter yields MTQTDARELTPEEQSRRWQALAVCLGAGAMTLLDVSIVNVALPSISEGLGAGNSTIQWVVAGYALAFGIALVPGGRLGDARSRRTVFLWGVALFTLSSAACGAAQTPWMLAAARVVQGLGGGLITPQVSGFIQNLFRGPERGRAFGLFGTTIGVSTAIGPLLGGLLVHLGGDEWGWRLVFYVNLPIGIALLVLAARYLPRTEKGPKQSLDPVGVVLFGTAMLLVLLPLVQGGQDSSLAQRPWWLVGVAALLLVVFVLWERRWTARGRETLLDLSLVRVRSYVLGLGVGTLYFAGFTSIFIILTLFLQEGLGYTPLEAGFSQLPFAVGSATSAWIGGRLVERFGRALVVLGLATVTVALVGIDVVVPHLDGSIGLKLAPLLLLAGLGGGLVISPNITLSLDEVDPARAGAGGGLLQTAQRVGSAIGVAIVLALFFERVRSTDGDFADALSYSLHVTIAFIVFALVMGVLDLVRRARHD; encoded by the coding sequence GTGACGCAGACCGACGCCCGTGAGCTGACCCCCGAGGAACAGTCCCGGCGCTGGCAGGCCCTCGCCGTGTGCCTGGGAGCCGGTGCGATGACCCTGCTGGACGTCAGCATCGTCAACGTCGCCCTGCCGTCGATCAGCGAGGGGCTCGGTGCCGGCAACAGCACGATCCAGTGGGTCGTGGCCGGCTACGCGCTCGCCTTCGGCATCGCGCTGGTCCCGGGCGGACGCCTGGGCGACGCCCGCAGCCGGAGGACCGTCTTCCTGTGGGGCGTCGCACTGTTCACCCTGTCCAGTGCTGCGTGCGGAGCGGCGCAGACGCCGTGGATGCTCGCTGCGGCGCGAGTCGTCCAAGGGCTCGGCGGTGGACTCATCACCCCGCAGGTCTCCGGATTCATCCAGAACCTGTTCCGTGGCCCCGAACGGGGCCGAGCCTTCGGTCTCTTCGGCACCACGATCGGCGTCTCCACCGCGATCGGCCCGCTCCTCGGTGGCCTGCTCGTCCACCTCGGCGGGGACGAGTGGGGGTGGCGGCTCGTGTTCTACGTCAACCTCCCGATCGGGATCGCGCTGCTGGTCCTCGCCGCCCGCTACCTGCCCCGCACCGAGAAGGGGCCGAAGCAGTCCCTCGACCCGGTCGGGGTGGTCCTGTTCGGCACGGCGATGCTCCTCGTGCTCCTTCCCCTCGTCCAGGGCGGTCAGGACTCGTCGCTGGCGCAGCGGCCCTGGTGGCTCGTGGGGGTTGCGGCACTGCTGCTGGTCGTCTTCGTCCTCTGGGAGCGCCGCTGGACGGCGCGAGGCCGCGAGACGCTGCTCGACCTCTCGCTCGTCCGCGTGCGGTCGTACGTCCTCGGGCTCGGCGTGGGCACCCTCTACTTCGCCGGGTTCACCTCGATCTTCATCATCCTCACCCTGTTCCTGCAGGAAGGGCTCGGCTACACCCCGCTCGAGGCCGGCTTCTCCCAGCTGCCCTTCGCCGTGGGCTCGGCCACGTCCGCGTGGATCGGGGGTCGTCTCGTCGAGCGGTTCGGCAGGGCGCTGGTCGTCCTGGGCCTCGCGACGGTGACCGTCGCACTCGTGGGGATCGACGTGGTGGTGCCTCATCTGGACGGCAGCATCGGGCTCAAGCTCGCGCCGCTGCTGCTCCTGGCCGGTCTGGGTGGCGGTCTCGTGATCTCGCCCAACATCACCCTCTCGCTGGACGAGGTGGATCCCGCCCGGGCCGGTGCCGGCGGTGGTCTGCTGCAGACCGCCCAGCGTGTCGGCTCGGCGATCGGTGTCGCGATCGTCCTCGCCCTGTTCTTCGAGCGGGTCAGGTCGACCGACGGGGACTTCGCCGATGCGCTGTCCTACAGCCTGCACGTGACGATCGCCTTCATCGTGTTCGCCCTGGTCATGGGGGTGCTCGACCTCGTACGTCGCGCACGTCACGACTGA